In Sphingomonas sp., a single window of DNA contains:
- the hisI gene encoding phosphoribosyl-AMP cyclohydrolase, with translation MTDIRETGATLDPKYDANGLITAVATHAATGEVLMLAHMNAEALAVTLETGKATFWSRSRGRLWTKGETSGHFLKVVEARIDCDQDALWLRVEPHGPACHTGAASCFYRRIENGALVRDA, from the coding sequence GTGACCGATATCCGTGAAACGGGCGCCACGCTCGACCCGAAATATGACGCCAACGGCCTGATCACCGCCGTTGCCACCCATGCCGCCACCGGCGAGGTGCTGATGCTCGCCCATATGAATGCCGAGGCGCTGGCGGTGACGCTGGAGACCGGCAAAGCCACCTTCTGGTCGCGCAGCCGCGGGCGGTTGTGGACCAAGGGCGAGACCTCCGGGCATTTCCTCAAGGTCGTCGAGGCGCGGATCGATTGCGACCAGGATGCGCTGTGGCTGCGTGTCGAGCCGCACGGCCCCGCCTGCCACACGGGGGCGGCCAGCTGCTTCTACCGCCGGATCGAGAACGGAGCGCTGGTGCGCGACGCATGA
- a CDS encoding EF-hand domain-containing protein, with protein sequence MWRYAVGAGAALLLAFGGFLLFQQGPARGPLAAALQPAPATAGTTTPLPDVAPAADAKTREQKRFDRYDKDRNDAVSRDEYFAARHKAFAKLDTNGDGKLSFEEWAAKSIGKFTGADADKSGTLTRTEFATTAPTRKVPGSRCACGKPAPTPSPAAKEGEEEN encoded by the coding sequence ATGTGGCGATATGCGGTGGGTGCCGGTGCGGCGCTGTTGCTGGCGTTCGGAGGGTTTCTGCTGTTCCAGCAGGGGCCTGCGCGGGGCCCGCTCGCGGCGGCATTGCAGCCGGCGCCGGCCACGGCCGGCACGACCACGCCGCTGCCCGATGTCGCACCGGCCGCCGACGCCAAGACGCGTGAGCAGAAGCGCTTCGACCGCTACGACAAGGACCGTAACGACGCCGTGAGCCGGGACGAGTATTTCGCCGCGCGCCACAAGGCGTTCGCCAAGCTCGACACCAATGGCGACGGCAAGCTCAGCTTCGAGGAATGGGCGGCCAAGTCGATCGGCAAGTTCACCGGCGCCGATGCCGACAAATCGGGCACGCTCACCCGCACCGAGTTCGCGACCACCGCCCCGACGCGCAAGGTGCCGGGTTCGCGCTGCGCCTGCGGGAAGCCCGCCCCGACGCCGAGCCCCGCCGCGAAGGAGGGGGAGGAGGAAAACTAG
- a CDS encoding SDR family NAD(P)-dependent oxidoreductase codes for MRDGPLAGQTALVTGASRGIGAATAIALGAAGAHVILTARTAGGLEEVEDAIFQAGGGATIAPLDLAEHDAIGRLAGAIGERWPTLDMVVLNAGMLGTLSAVNAIDFAEFAKVLTLNVAAQAAMLAAFDPMLRKAPAARVLGVTSSVGRTPRAYWGVYGASKAAFENLLLSYSQELENVSQVRVGIVDPGATRTKMRARAFPGEDPATVKAPEVVAERIVALMAGGFERGHFERVG; via the coding sequence GTGCGCGACGGTCCGCTGGCGGGACAGACCGCCCTCGTCACCGGCGCCAGCCGCGGCATCGGCGCGGCGACGGCGATCGCACTGGGTGCCGCGGGCGCGCATGTCATTCTCACCGCGCGTACCGCGGGCGGACTCGAGGAAGTAGAGGACGCGATCTTCCAGGCCGGCGGCGGCGCGACGATCGCGCCGCTCGACCTTGCCGAGCATGACGCGATCGGCCGGCTGGCCGGCGCGATCGGCGAGCGCTGGCCGACGCTCGACATGGTGGTGCTCAACGCCGGCATGCTCGGAACGCTGAGCGCGGTCAACGCGATCGACTTCGCCGAATTCGCCAAGGTGCTGACGCTCAACGTCGCTGCGCAGGCCGCAATGCTGGCGGCGTTCGATCCGATGCTGCGCAAGGCGCCGGCCGCACGGGTCTTGGGCGTCACGTCGAGCGTCGGCCGCACCCCGCGTGCCTATTGGGGCGTCTATGGCGCGTCCAAGGCGGCGTTCGAGAATCTGCTGCTCAGCTACAGCCAGGAGCTGGAGAATGTCAGCCAGGTCCGCGTCGGCATCGTCGATCCCGGCGCCACGCGCACCAAGATGCGCGCGCGCGCCTTTCCGGGCGAGGATCCGGCGACGGTGAAGGCGCCGGAGGTGGTCGCCGAACGGATCGTTGCGCTGATGGCCGGCGGGTTCGAGCGCGGCCATTTCGAACGGGTCGGCTGA
- a CDS encoding squalene/phytoene synthase family protein produces the protein MPPEDPERALILSYAPVAGRPALAALLALDEALAQLLRTTSQPAVGQLRLAWWREALAKLDTAPPPAEPVLRGLADDVLPRGVSGASLVPIVHGWEVLVEEDALDGLALARYAAGRGSLFVTAGAALGAAGDPLAQGGEGWALADLARHLGDGVEADAARSLATPKLAEALGRRWSRNARALGAMAHRARMDLDLPADAPLPIGAPRRVARLLWHRLSGR, from the coding sequence ATGCCCCCCGAAGACCCCGAACGGGCGCTGATCCTGTCCTATGCCCCCGTCGCCGGGCGCCCCGCGCTCGCCGCGCTGCTGGCGCTGGACGAGGCGCTGGCGCAACTGCTGCGGACCACCAGCCAGCCGGCAGTGGGCCAGCTTCGACTCGCATGGTGGCGCGAGGCGCTGGCCAAGCTCGACACCGCGCCGCCGCCCGCAGAGCCGGTGCTGCGCGGGCTCGCCGACGACGTGCTGCCGCGCGGTGTCAGCGGCGCGTCGCTGGTGCCGATCGTCCATGGCTGGGAGGTGCTGGTCGAGGAGGACGCACTCGATGGCCTGGCGCTAGCCCGCTATGCCGCCGGGCGGGGGAGCCTGTTCGTCACGGCGGGTGCCGCGCTAGGCGCTGCGGGCGATCCGCTGGCGCAGGGTGGCGAGGGCTGGGCGCTCGCCGATCTCGCGCGCCATCTTGGCGACGGCGTGGAAGCCGACGCCGCCCGCAGCCTGGCCACACCAAAGCTCGCCGAGGCGCTCGGCCGGCGCTGGAGCCGCAATGCCCGTGCGCTGGGTGCGATGGCGCACCGCGCGCGGATGGACCTCGATCTGCCCGCGGATGCACCACTGCCGATCGGCGCGCCCAGGCGCGTTGCGCGGCTGCTCTGGCACCGGCTCAGCGGCCGCTAG
- the purF gene encoding amidophosphoribosyltransferase: protein MLTTHPFDDDKLREECGVFGVSNSEGAAAMVALGLHALQHRGQEAAGITSWDGHQFHTHRAMGHVAGNFDRDDVIRALPGLSACGHVRYATTGGSAIRNVQPLYAELASGGFAIAHNGNISNAMRLRRDLIRRGAIFQSTSDTEVIIHLVATSQYRTLIDRFIDALKQVEGAYSLIVMTPEGMIACRDPLGIRPLVMGRQGDAVIFASETVALDVCDAEYVRDVEPGELVIVKANGEMTSHKPFAPQAPRPCIFEYVYFSRPDSISDSRSVYSVRKAIGAQLAIESPVEADLVVPVPDSGVPAAIGYAQESGIPFELGIIRSHYVGRTFIQPGDKVRHLGVKLKHNANRELIAGKRIVLIDDSIVRGTTSLKIVQMMHDAGAKEVHMRIASPPTRHSCFYGVDTPERAKLLAAKMDVGGMTDFIHADSLAFVSIDGLYKALGEARRADIHPKYCDACFTGDYPTTLTDQDELAPPPDQLALLAEKVG, encoded by the coding sequence ATGCTTACCACACACCCGTTCGATGACGACAAGCTGCGCGAAGAGTGCGGCGTATTCGGCGTTTCCAACAGCGAAGGGGCGGCCGCGATGGTCGCGCTGGGGCTGCACGCGCTCCAGCACCGCGGCCAGGAGGCGGCGGGCATCACCAGCTGGGACGGCCATCAATTCCATACGCATCGCGCAATGGGCCATGTCGCCGGCAATTTCGATCGCGACGACGTGATCCGCGCGCTTCCCGGCCTCTCGGCCTGCGGCCATGTCCGCTATGCCACCACCGGCGGCTCGGCGATTCGCAACGTCCAGCCGCTCTATGCCGAGCTGGCCAGCGGCGGCTTCGCCATCGCGCACAACGGCAATATCTCGAACGCGATGCGGCTGCGGCGCGACCTCATCCGCCGCGGTGCGATCTTTCAGTCGACCTCGGATACCGAGGTGATCATCCACCTCGTTGCCACCTCGCAGTACCGCACGCTGATCGATCGGTTCATCGATGCGCTCAAGCAGGTCGAGGGTGCCTATTCGCTGATCGTGATGACGCCCGAGGGCATGATCGCGTGCCGCGATCCGCTCGGCATCCGGCCGCTGGTGATGGGCCGTCAGGGCGATGCGGTGATCTTCGCTTCGGAAACCGTCGCGCTCGATGTGTGCGACGCCGAATATGTCCGCGACGTCGAGCCTGGCGAGCTGGTGATCGTCAAGGCCAATGGCGAGATGACCAGCCACAAGCCGTTCGCGCCCCAGGCGCCGCGGCCGTGCATCTTCGAATATGTCTATTTTTCGCGCCCCGATTCGATCAGCGACAGTCGGTCGGTCTATTCGGTGCGCAAGGCGATCGGCGCGCAGCTGGCGATCGAATCGCCGGTCGAGGCCGACCTCGTCGTGCCGGTGCCCGATTCGGGCGTGCCTGCGGCGATCGGCTATGCCCAGGAGTCGGGCATCCCGTTCGAGCTCGGCATCATCCGCTCGCACTATGTCGGCCGCACCTTCATCCAGCCGGGCGACAAGGTCCGCCACCTCGGCGTGAAGCTGAAGCACAACGCCAATCGCGAGCTGATCGCGGGCAAGCGCATCGTGCTGATCGACGACTCGATCGTGCGCGGCACCACCAGCCTCAAGATCGTCCAGATGATGCACGATGCCGGCGCGAAGGAAGTGCATATGCGCATCGCCTCGCCGCCGACGCGCCACAGCTGCTTCTACGGCGTCGACACGCCCGAGCGGGCCAAGCTGCTCGCCGCCAAGATGGACGTGGGCGGGATGACCGACTTCATCCATGCCGACAGCCTGGCCTTCGTCTCGATCGACGGCCTGTACAAGGCGCTGGGCGAGGCCCGCCGCGCGGACATCCATCCGAAGTATTGCGACGCCTGCTTCACCGGCGACTATCCGACGACGCTGACCGACCAGGACGAACTGGCGCCGCCGCCGGACCAGCTGGCGCTGCTCGCCGAGAAGGTCGGCTGA
- a CDS encoding Rho termination factor N-terminal domain-containing protein: protein MAKDHGTQIKNDAVYEALLEQGASKEKAARIANAKANGSLDSGGGKLEDRSKAELYDEAKEIGIEGRSKMDKGELVKAIRQH, encoded by the coding sequence ATGGCCAAGGACCACGGTACCCAAATCAAGAACGACGCGGTGTACGAGGCGCTGCTAGAACAGGGCGCCTCGAAGGAGAAGGCCGCGCGCATCGCCAATGCCAAGGCGAACGGCAGCCTCGATTCGGGCGGCGGCAAGCTGGAGGACCGCAGCAAGGCCGAGCTGTACGACGAAGCGAAGGAGATCGGCATCGAAGGGCGTTCGAAGATGGACAAGGGCGAGCTGGTGAAGGCGATCCGCCAGCATTGA